One Drosophila kikkawai strain 14028-0561.14 chromosome 3L, DkikHiC1v2, whole genome shotgun sequence genomic window carries:
- the bab1 gene encoding protein bric-a-brac 1 isoform X5 — MMENSHAWMGATGSTLAADSYQYQLQSMWQKCWNTNQNLMHHMRFRERGPLKSWRPETMAEAIFSVLKEGLSLSQAARKYDIPYPTFVLYANRVHNMLGPSIDGGPDLRPKGRGRPQRILLGIWPDEHIKGVIKTVVFRDAKDIKDDSLGAHMPPYGRHSPAFPLQDLPLSYPGASGALAGTPSSLACPNGSGPQSGVGGEQHMSQETAAAVAAVAHNIRQQMQMAAAVQHQHGEAGPPPVPPGLFNLPPHPGVGVGSVSVPGAGGGRASISPALSSGSGPRHAPSPCGPAGLLPNLPPSMAVALHHHQQHQQQQAAAAVHHQQHQQQQAHHHLQQLHLQQQQQQAAHLHHHQQQQQQQQQHHHQVPHKSGFGASSSSSASSSSLVGQHSAKAKGSPLRSETPRLHSPLGDLGLDMAYKRDFSPSRLFAEDLAELVGASVSSSSSSAAAGAGSVAAQQERSGGGSSAAAGADAPSSSSSGGIKVEPITTTSE; from the exons ATGATGGAGAACTCGCATGCCTGGATGGGAGCCACCGGATCAACGCTGGCAG CAGACAGCTACCAGTACCAGCTGCAGTCCATGTGGCAAAAGTGCTGGAACACCAACCAGAACCTGATGCATCACATGCGCTTTCGCGAGCGAGGGCCCTTGAAGTCCTGGCGCCCCGAGACCATGGCGGAGGCCATCTTCAGTGTGCTGAAGGAGGGCTTGTCCCTGTCGCAAGCTGCCCGCAAATACGACATCCCGTATCCCACCTTCGTGCTGTATGCCAATCGTGTGCATAATATGCTGGGACCCTCCATTGACGGTGGACCGGATCTGCGGCCCAAGGGTCGCGGGAGACCGCAGAGGATCCTGCTGGGAATCTGGCCCGATGAGCACATCAAGGGCGTTATCAAGACGGTGGTTTTTCGCGATGCCAAGGACATAAAAGACGATAGTTTGGGCGCTCACATGCCGCCCTACGGTCGCCACTCG CCCGCGTTTCCCTTGCAGGACCTCCCACTGAGCTATCCGGGCGCTAGTGGCGCCCTCGCCGGGACTCCGAGCTCGCTGGCCTGTCCTAATGGCAGCGGTCCCCAGTCGGGCGTCGGCGGGGAACAGCACATGTCACAGGAAACGGCCGCCGCGGTGGCCGCCGTGGCCCACAACATCCGGCAGCAGATGCAGATGGCAGCGGCCGTGCAGCATCAGCACGGGGAGGCGGGGCCGCCGCCCGTTCCGCCGGGTTTGTTCAACCTGCCGCCCCATCCAGGCGTGGGCGTTGGTTCGGTTTCGGTACCCGGAGCGGGCGGAGGCAGGGCCAGCATATCGCCGGCTCTAAGCAGTGGCTCCGGGCCCAGGCATGCGCCCTCGCCCTGCGGTCCCGCCGGCCTCCTGCCGAATCTGCCGCCCAGCATGGCCGTCGCTCTGcaccatcaccagcagcatcaacaacagcaggcggcggcggcagtgcatcatcagcagcaccagcagcagcaggcccaccatcatctgcagcagcttcacctgcaacagcagcagcagcaggcggcgcACCTGcatcaccaccagcagcaacagcagcagcaacaacagcaccaccaccaggtGCCCCACAAGTCCGGTTTCGGTGCCAGTTCCAGTTCCTCcgcttcctcctcctctttgGTGGGTCAGCATTCAGCCAAGGCCAAGGGCAGTCCGCTGCGCAGTGAAACGCCGCGGCTGCACTCGCCGCTCGGCGATCTCGGCCTGGACATGGCCTATAAAAGGGACTTTTCGCCCAGTCGTCTCTTTGCCGAGGATCTGGCTGAGCTAGTCGGTGCCAGCGTCtcatcctcttcctcctcggCGGCAGCGGGAGCTGGAAGTGTGGCTGCCCAGCAGGAGAGATCGGGCGGAGGATCGTCGGCAGCAGCGGGAGCAGATGCACCCAGCTCCTCGAGCAGTGGCGGCATCAAGGTGGAGCCCATTACCACCACTAGCGAGTAA
- the LOC108071518 gene encoding oxysterol-binding protein-related protein 11 gives MESNLTRIIRESPKLKLSGQLSKYTNVMKGWQYRWFTVDAKTGSLSYYLCDSSTVGDDIAPSPHVLASAPRGQVQLAGAVVYPSDEDSRTFAIACASGDTVKLRANDARARQEWVDGLRAVVESHMKAMDISNSSPLPPRELLAASDAMVSARQALFLTEQCNASLARAIESIDCASFSPTDPDLLLLKAISMASTQSLHQCLGLLQRHQEINQPPPSEAAPIVL, from the exons ATGGAGAGCAACCTCACGCGAATCATTCGGGAGTCGCCGAAGCTGAAGCTCAGCGGCCAGCTCAGCAAATACACCAATGTGATGAAGG GCTGGCAATACCGCTGGTTCACGGTGGATGCCAAGACCGGATCGCTTAGCTACTATCTGTGCGACTCCTCGACCGTGGGCGATGACATTGCACCCTCGCCGCATGTCCTGGCCAGTGCTCCTCGCGGTCAGGTGCAGCTGGCCGGCGCCGTGGTCTATCCCAGTGACGAGGACTCTAGGACCTTTGCCATTGCCTGTGCCTCGGGTGATACGGTCAAGCTGAGGGCCAACGATGCTCGAGCCCGGCAAGAATGGGTGGATGGCCTGCGGGCGGTGGTGGAGAGTCACATGAAGGCCATGGACATAAGCAACTCATCGCCGTTGCCGCCCAGGGAACTGCTGGCCGCCTCAGATGCCATGGTGTCCGCACGCCAGGCCTTGTTTCTCACAGAGCAAtg CAACGCCTCTCTGGCCAGGGCCATTGAGAGCATCGACTGTGCTTCCTTCTCCCCCACGGATCCCGACCTGCTACTGCTCAAGGCAATCTCGATGGCCAGCACCCAAAGCCTGCACCAATGCCTGGGTCTGCTCCAGCGCCATCAGGAGATCAACCAGCCACCGCCCTCGGAGGCAGCGCCCATCGTGCTCTGA